The genomic stretch GCCTTGGGGCCAGGGGTTCCCTGGAGGCTGAGCTACCTGcagcggggggttggggggggagtgGGCGTGTGCCTGGCAGGTCCGCCTTCCACTGCACTGGATTTTTCTAGTCTTCAAACCTGTGGCCGTTGTGACCAGGAGGACGGGAGAGCGGGGACGTACCGGCTCCCAGCCCTGCAGGCCTGGTTGGGGGGTCCTCCAAGCACCCTTCCCTCTGACCCAGTGGGTTCCCACGTTGATTTCTCagagccccggcctgggaaggtggggagaaCCGACCCGCCaggcccaccccttcccctccctcaacCGTTCGTCCGTCTTCTGGCGAGCGGAAGGGGGTCCTCTTCCCACGGAGTTCTGGGGGCCGAGTGTGTCGGTCAGTCTGCCTGGCCCCACCTGCCCCCGCTGGCCGCCACTACCACTTCTCGATGATGTGGCTCATGTAGTCCTCGGTGGGCACGCGGCCGGGCTCCTCGGCGTCCGCCCGCGGCAGCGCCTCCTTGGCCCGGTGCAGCAGGCGTTCCTCGCGGCTCCGGAGGCGCTGCTGTCGCCGCTCCAGCTGCCGCCTGTACTGGTAGCGCTGCTGGAAGAGGTCCCTGGCGTAGTCGTAGAGCTGCATGTCCAGGTCGTTGAGCTCCTCGATGCGCCGGATGGTGTCCTCGCCCACCTCCACGCCGCCCGCCCGCGTGCTGTTGTACTGCATGAAGGGACGGATGAACTTGAGGTTGAACGTCCGCTCGAACAGGTACTGCGTCTTGCGCTGGAACTCGGTCAGGCCGAAGAAGGCCATGCCCCGCAGGTTCTTCTTGGCGCTGTCcagcagcagctgggcccgcTTGCCCTCGGGGATGAAGGACAGGTTGTAGCAGCCCACCAGGCTCAGGTCGGCCAGCATGCGCACCTGGCGGTTGCTGGCCAGGTTGTAGGGGCAGTCCATGAACTCCTGCAGCGTGCAGCCCGACCAGTCCGTGCCCTCGTAGCAGGGCGGCAGCTCCTCGGGCGTGGGCGTGCGCCCGTCGCACATGTGCAGCGATGTCTTCCACGTGGCCCCCCGCTGCACATGCCGCCACTCGCTCAGGTAGCGGGACACGGGGTCTCGCAGCAGGGTGATGTAGTAGAACTTCCTGCAACGAGACGGGGAGCGGGGGGGAGGTGAGGCCGGAGCGCCAGTCAGGGGTGGGGCACGCAGGGACCACTGGGGGGTGAAGGAAAGGGAGGCTGCAGCCCTGAGTCGGATGGCTCTCCTCAGCATCTACGCTATGGGACCCCTGGGGAGTGGCTTCACCTCTGAGATCAGCCATCACATCTCAGGTCTCCAAAGGGCCACTGCTGAATGAGAAACCCAGGTGTGAGATGTGATGTAACCTGCAAAGGTCTCAGGCCACCACCACGATGCCGAGGGTGACTGCTGCAGTGTCCTGCAGGGCCCAGCCCTGGTGCCCTCCTGAACCCTGGCCCAGGGTCTCCTCTGGGGCCTTCCCCTGAGCCCCAGGCGTGCCCTCCTGCCTGCTCGCACCTTGGGAGGGACAACCAGACTTTGCCCTGCAGGGGTTGGAGGAGAGTGGCCCCGGAGTCCACACCACCTGGAACCAGAGCTGTCACAGTGGCAGGCTTGGTGCAGCCCAAGGGGCCACTGAAAAGTCACTCACAGTCCCAGGCTGCACGGCAGGTCTGGGTCAGGGTCTCCCACTGGGCCCACTCCACCCCAGGCTCCTGCAGAGGTCCCGTGGGGGAGGGGCACCAGGAGACCACCCAGCCCCCGGGGTGAGCCGTAACTCATAATTTTTATCGTCTCCCAGGAACTGTTCCAACCCCCAAGGAGTCGGGCACCGATGCCAGCTCCCCACGCTGTGGGTAAAGGGCATCCATCCGTACCATGGGAGAGCTCACTCAAGGAGGGCTGTGCCCCCTTCTCCCCGCTCCCTCGGGGTGAGAGGCAGCCGGCATGATTCAGGTCCCTGCAGGGTGTGCCGTGACGATCGGCCCCAGTGCCAGGAACTGTGACAGGCCTGGTGGGTGTGGGTCACCCCAGGGGGGGTTTGCGGCTCTTCTTGGAGCCCCACCTCCAGGGCTGGCAGAGCAGCGGCCTGTGCAGGTGGGGCAGGTGCCAGGCCAAGGGGAACCAGGGCCTGGGGCGAGCAGCCTGGAGTGTCCTCGGAAGTAGGCAGCAGGAGCCCACTGGGTCCCACACACCACTCCTGGGGGATCCATCCCCCTTCCCCGGCCCTTGCCTGATGGCAACATGGAAGCTGCACCCACACTGCCC from Physeter macrocephalus isolate SW-GA chromosome 2, ASM283717v5, whole genome shotgun sequence encodes the following:
- the HS6ST1 gene encoding heparan-sulfate 6-O-sulfotransferase 1 translates to MRRRRAGGRTMVERASKFVLVVAGSACFMLILYQYAGPGLSLGAPGGRAPPDDLDLFPTPDPHYEKKYYFPVRELERSLHFDMKGDDVIVFLHIQKTGGTTFGRHLVQNVRLEVPCDCRPGQKKCTCYRPNRRETWLFSRFSTGWSCGLHADWTELTNCVPGVLDRRDPAALRTPRKFYYITLLRDPVSRYLSEWRHVQRGATWKTSLHMCDGRTPTPEELPPCYEGTDWSGCTLQEFMDCPYNLASNRQVRMLADLSLVGCYNLSFIPEGKRAQLLLDSAKKNLRGMAFFGLTEFQRKTQYLFERTFNLKFIRPFMQYNSTRAGGVEVGEDTIRRIEELNDLDMQLYDYARDLFQQRYQYRRQLERRQQRLRSREERLLHRAKEALPRADAEEPGRVPTEDYMSHIIEKW